The sequence below is a genomic window from candidate division KSB1 bacterium.
CGCCCCGCCGTCCCTTTTCCACATACTCTCGGAGGTCCGGTGGACGCACCCGTCGGGGATCAAAGTAGCGCCCCTGGTCAATGATCGATAGCTCCACCCGGTCGCGCAGACCCCGCACCCTCACTGTGATCGTGCCGCCGGCCTGGCGGTACGCATGTTTGATGACGTTGCTCGCTGCTTCCTCGGCGGCGTAGCGCAGGGCGTTGGCCACGCGCGAGCTACAGCGGTATTTGCGCGTGGCGCGTGCGACGAACTCCCGGATCTCCCTCAGATAGTCCACATGGGCCGGGACGCGCAGTTGTTCCCAATCCGGCTTCTTCATGAGGATCGTAGCTCTATCTCTTCCTTAACAGCTCCCTCGCCTGATCAATCGCGTCGAGAATCCGTTTGTTATAGGGCTGCAGCTTGCGGCACTCTTCCCAAATCTGCAATGCCTTCTCGTAGTCCCCGCTCGTAAAGTACTCCAAGCCTTGCAGGTACTTGGCCCGTACGTCGTTGGTCAGGGGTTCGTCCTTGGCCAGGGCGCGCGCCCTGGCGTCCTCGTACCAGCGGCGCACCTCCGAATTGTCCGGCTGAAGA
It includes:
- a CDS encoding tetratricopeptide repeat protein; amino-acid sequence: NNKREAVAKLREAQRLAADRPEIVKLLQGKINSIEAQLDFGSSFEQGIRYYAEKNYAAAMKAFERALSLQPDNSEVRRWYEDARARALAKDEPLTNDVRAKYLQGLEYFTSGDYEKALQIWEECRKLQPYNKRILDAIDQARELLRKR